One genomic segment of Nitrospirota bacterium includes these proteins:
- a CDS encoding DUF1104 domain-containing protein → MRTMIVIILALTLLAGVAYATDFSKYTTDELLGLRGTMWNATIEERTALHTELSKRVPEMTEEQKKEFSSRPALAGRGMGRGGGIGRGMGYGPYCPYRTN, encoded by the coding sequence ATGAGGACGATGATAGTGATAATATTAGCCCTTACACTTTTGGCAGGGGTTGCGTACGCAACAGATTTCAGCAAGTACACTACGGATGAGCTCCTTGGGCTAAGAGGCACAATGTGGAATGCCACAATTGAGGAGAGAACTGCATTACACACTGAGCTTAGCAAAAGAGTACCGGAGATGACAGAGGAGCAGAAGAAGGAATTTTCAAGCAGGCCGGCATTGGCTGGCAGAGGAATGGGTAGAGGAGGAGGAATAGGTAGAGGGATGGGATATGGTCCATACTGCCCATATAGGACAAACTAA
- a CDS encoding sigma-54-dependent Fis family transcriptional regulator — protein MSKGNYRVLIVDDEESIRLLLLRVLEDEGYTIKSASNGIEAISICENYKPNLILLDLKMPQMDGLTFIEKYKQSDFSHHETDFIVLTAYGTVDSAVKAMKLGAMDFITKPLSDPNVLRFAVAKAYELRRLLTENEALRTEQLKGLPPLEIIFGGMEDILEEVTAVSGTNSAVLLTGETGTGKTLIARVLHALSKRGGPFIELNCAAIPENLMESELFGYEKGAFTGAVLAKRGKFELASGGSILLDEVSEMSQTLQAKFLKVLEGSAFERLGGTVAQKVDARIICATNRDLQKEVAKGNFRQDLYFRLNVFPISIPPLRTRKTFIAQLCRYMAASISKRIGKDVSDISKASIEKLTSYEWPGNVRELQNVIERSIIMSKGGIVDFLKAIPAELPESKDTFNLIEIERSTIENALKHTGGNRKETAAMLGISMRTLQYKVKEYGLK, from the coding sequence ATGAGTAAAGGCAATTACAGGGTTCTGATTGTTGATGACGAGGAGTCCATCAGATTGCTGCTGTTACGGGTTTTGGAGGACGAGGGATACACGATTAAATCCGCATCAAACGGCATAGAGGCAATATCAATCTGTGAAAACTACAAGCCCAATCTTATCTTATTAGACCTTAAGATGCCACAAATGGATGGTCTTACGTTTATTGAGAAGTATAAGCAGAGTGATTTCTCTCACCACGAGACTGATTTCATAGTGCTAACGGCATACGGCACAGTGGATAGCGCAGTAAAGGCTATGAAACTTGGAGCGATGGATTTTATCACAAAACCACTTAGTGACCCCAATGTGCTTAGGTTTGCCGTTGCAAAGGCGTATGAGCTAAGGCGGCTGCTTACAGAAAACGAGGCACTAAGAACTGAACAGTTAAAGGGGCTGCCACCGCTTGAGATAATCTTTGGAGGAATGGAGGATATTTTAGAGGAGGTAACAGCCGTATCCGGTACAAACTCGGCGGTACTCCTGACCGGTGAGACCGGAACCGGCAAAACGCTCATTGCACGAGTACTTCATGCCCTAAGCAAACGTGGCGGGCCCTTCATTGAGTTAAACTGTGCTGCCATTCCAGAAAACCTGATGGAAAGTGAACTGTTTGGTTACGAAAAAGGAGCATTTACCGGAGCCGTTTTAGCAAAGCGTGGTAAGTTTGAACTTGCATCAGGGGGCAGTATTTTGCTTGATGAGGTCTCAGAAATGTCACAAACCCTTCAGGCAAAGTTTTTAAAAGTTCTTGAGGGCAGTGCTTTTGAAAGATTAGGAGGTACGGTTGCGCAAAAAGTTGATGCACGAATAATATGCGCAACAAACAGAGACCTTCAAAAAGAGGTTGCTAAAGGAAATTTTCGCCAGGACCTTTATTTTCGGTTAAATGTGTTCCCAATAAGTATTCCCCCACTAAGGACAAGGAAAACCTTTATTGCACAACTGTGCCGCTATATGGCCGCATCCATATCAAAAAGGATAGGAAAAGATGTAAGTGATATATCAAAAGCATCAATTGAAAAGCTTACATCATACGAGTGGCCAGGTAATGTCAGAGAACTACAAAACGTTATAGAGCGCTCGATAATCATGTCAAAGGGCGGCATAGTTGATTTTCTAAAGGCTATTCCAGCAGAGTTGCCTGAGTCAAAAGACACATTCAACCTGATAGAAATTGAACGAAGCACAATAGAAAACGCTTTAAAACACACAGGTGGTAATAGAAAAGAAACTGCTGCAATGTTAGGGATTTCGATGAGAACCCTACAGTATAAGGTTAAAGAATACGGCCTGAAATAA